One segment of Rhodococcus opacus B4 DNA contains the following:
- a CDS encoding peptidoglycan DD-metalloendopeptidase family protein, producing the protein MNIGGAQRALLLTGAIGIIIGTSACSLGAPVIPRDPCRTVTSDSANSAGSIAENLTLTVSGPIRLPVEPGTTTFTSGFGERWGAQHQGVDLAGPVGTKILAALDGNVVKAGDSGEGPGVGFENWVVIDSNVDGKPVSTVYGHMFADGIHIKPGQQVKAGDHIADIGNAGGSTGPHLHFEYWQGGRLQGGTALDPLTVLPDIAEQNGTSGGDPDTASNSPIQLVAASQSTTDCSGFGMAGGGELAFGIVPAEFEPWLRRAGSVCPEIAPPLLAAQLQQENGFRHGPHAPVSDTGALGPAQFMPGTWATWGKDYDGDGKADPNSIGDAVMSQAHFMCALYQDVSGYITSGQAKGDPIELTLAAYNAGAGAVQKFGGIPPFAQTENYVPKILQARAGFTNPNARGRFIPNASGDSSQVVTAAREYLGTPYVWGGGGTGGPSGGGFDCSGLTSYAVHAASAGKVSLPRTSEQQWGVGIEIPIDQASPGDLVFGSWGPNGPGHVGVYSGNGQMVHAPTQGDVVKEAPLQPGLKARRVM; encoded by the coding sequence GTGAACATCGGCGGCGCCCAGCGGGCGCTGCTGCTCACCGGTGCCATCGGCATCATTATCGGGACATCGGCGTGTTCACTGGGCGCACCAGTCATCCCGAGAGATCCGTGCCGGACCGTCACCTCCGACAGCGCCAACAGCGCGGGGTCGATCGCCGAGAATCTGACGCTGACCGTATCCGGACCAATTCGCCTGCCGGTCGAACCTGGGACCACCACGTTCACCTCCGGATTCGGTGAGCGCTGGGGAGCCCAGCACCAAGGAGTGGACCTTGCCGGGCCGGTCGGCACCAAGATCCTCGCCGCGCTCGACGGCAACGTCGTCAAAGCCGGGGACTCCGGCGAAGGGCCCGGGGTCGGGTTCGAGAACTGGGTGGTCATCGACTCGAACGTCGACGGCAAGCCCGTGAGCACGGTCTACGGCCACATGTTCGCCGATGGAATTCACATCAAACCAGGCCAGCAGGTCAAGGCCGGCGACCACATCGCCGACATCGGCAACGCCGGCGGATCGACGGGCCCGCACCTGCACTTCGAGTACTGGCAGGGCGGCCGGCTGCAGGGTGGAACGGCCCTCGACCCCCTCACCGTCCTACCCGACATCGCCGAACAGAACGGCACCAGTGGAGGCGACCCCGACACCGCCAGCAATAGTCCCATCCAACTCGTGGCCGCATCCCAGTCGACGACTGACTGCTCTGGCTTCGGCATGGCCGGCGGCGGCGAGCTGGCATTCGGGATCGTGCCGGCCGAGTTCGAGCCGTGGCTACGCCGCGCCGGCAGTGTCTGCCCGGAGATCGCCCCTCCGTTGCTCGCCGCACAGCTCCAGCAGGAGAACGGATTCCGGCACGGCCCCCATGCCCCGGTATCGGACACCGGAGCGCTGGGACCGGCACAGTTCATGCCCGGCACCTGGGCAACTTGGGGTAAGGACTACGACGGCGACGGGAAGGCCGACCCGAACTCCATCGGTGACGCGGTGATGTCGCAGGCGCATTTCATGTGCGCCCTGTACCAGGACGTTTCCGGCTACATCACCAGCGGCCAGGCCAAGGGCGACCCCATCGAGCTGACGCTTGCGGCCTACAACGCCGGCGCCGGCGCCGTGCAGAAGTTCGGCGGTATCCCGCCCTTCGCCCAGACCGAGAATTACGTGCCCAAGATCCTGCAGGCCCGTGCAGGGTTCACCAATCCCAATGCCCGCGGCCGATTCATCCCCAACGCATCCGGTGACAGCAGCCAAGTAGTCACGGCCGCTCGCGAATACCTTGGTACCCCGTATGTGTGGGGTGGCGGCGGAACCGGCGGACCCTCCGGCGGTGGGTTCGACTGCTCAGGTCTGACCTCGTACGCGGTGCACGCGGCCAGCGCAGGCAAGGTCTCCCTCCCGCGCACCTCGGAGCAGCAGTGGGGTGTCGGCATCGAGATCCCGATCGACCAGGCGAGTCCCGGCGACCTCGTCTTCGGCAGCTGGGGGCCGAACGGGCCTGGACACGTGGGTGTCTATTCCGGCAACGGCCAGATGGTCCACGCCCCCACGCAGGGCGATGTCGTCAAGGAAGCTCCACTCCAGCCAGGGCTTAAGGCCCGCCGCGTGATGTAG